The proteins below come from a single Polynucleobacter sp. MWH-UH23A genomic window:
- the lptD gene encoding LPS assembly protein LptD: MSHYRRRAGFCAPLFLAITLRILIGVALLPVSLLGHAQAPAALPPVSQATQNFTLLPDRGNVTVLKLDDQLRVGKPISDGEALTFTSSDVIDGVVERDMHLKGRAQIRRNGAALKADEITYNPDTDIADLIGNAELSKGNTTFKGPKGQFKVDAREGFMESPSYELRDTRGNGTANKLTIENSDIFVFDRATYTTCTPENMDWYFTASSLEIDNEQKEMVGTNGVMRFFNVPIAYVPYFTAPTSGERRTGLLAPVVGYNSNNGLDITAPYYVNIAPNRDLLLLPREMNHRGFMLGASYRFLEREYSGVATGEYLPYDKQTGTNRWKYDWQQRQIFSGGVGPGGIPMPGSWSGYANMSRVSDSLYPTNFSQSIAGQVTSQFRQELGTSKQLTGELSNWVVGAKAATFQTLQPDPNNLVQAPYNVLPNITAAYNSQLSPVVSDPTGRYLALPTGPKTSFSADYTRFAYALGSNFNAPPPGAYTQADRTVVKAGLSLPQITPGYYITPTVSFQSNTYNATANPAAFTGTSPAAVQGFTIPTFSLDSGLAFERDAKELHGFFGRDMLLTMEPRAFYAYTPYQSQANTPVFDTADAGFGVSQIFTANTFIGNDRIADTNAATLGLTSRMIESNTGAERANVTLAQKQQFTGQKVGLNGNIANPTTYSDTLGSASVRLLGNFSADMFGQYNTQLNRFVQTTVGASWRPTVGRSLNFGYRNVWSPPIQASAQNNQVATPAATTTDQYNISGQWPLTREVSVLGRWGYDALTTKTLNTLVGLEWTKDCWTFRGAYSQAVNTSLITTTQVLFQVEFRGFASAGSNPVDIMKLNVPGYMPTSKPIPPSIYENYQ; this comes from the coding sequence ATGAGTCATTATCGCCGTCGCGCCGGCTTTTGCGCCCCTCTTTTTTTAGCCATAACCCTGCGCATACTGATCGGGGTGGCATTGCTTCCAGTTTCGCTTTTGGGACACGCTCAGGCGCCAGCGGCACTCCCTCCAGTTTCGCAAGCTACACAGAATTTCACACTCTTACCAGACCGAGGAAATGTCACTGTTCTCAAGTTGGATGATCAACTGCGGGTGGGCAAGCCAATCTCTGATGGTGAGGCTCTGACCTTTACATCTAGTGATGTGATTGACGGGGTTGTTGAGCGAGATATGCATCTGAAAGGTCGCGCTCAAATTCGTCGTAATGGAGCAGCGCTAAAAGCTGATGAGATTACCTATAACCCTGATACTGATATTGCCGACTTAATTGGTAACGCTGAACTTTCAAAAGGGAATACAACCTTCAAAGGTCCAAAGGGACAATTTAAGGTGGATGCACGTGAAGGTTTTATGGAGTCACCATCCTATGAGCTCAGAGATACACGTGGAAATGGCACGGCCAATAAGTTAACGATTGAAAACTCGGACATCTTTGTATTTGATCGAGCGACATATACGACATGTACTCCAGAGAATATGGATTGGTATTTCACGGCAAGTAGTCTTGAGATTGATAACGAACAAAAAGAAATGGTTGGCACTAATGGTGTGATGCGTTTCTTTAATGTGCCAATTGCCTATGTTCCTTATTTCACAGCGCCAACTTCAGGTGAACGCAGGACTGGTTTGCTAGCACCAGTTGTTGGCTATAACTCCAATAATGGTTTGGATATCACAGCGCCTTACTATGTGAACATCGCCCCCAATCGTGATCTATTGTTATTGCCACGTGAAATGAATCATCGCGGTTTTATGCTTGGCGCCTCTTATCGTTTTCTTGAGAGAGAGTATTCCGGTGTTGCTACTGGTGAGTATTTGCCTTATGACAAGCAGACTGGCACGAATCGTTGGAAGTACGATTGGCAACAACGTCAAATCTTCTCAGGCGGTGTTGGGCCCGGTGGCATCCCGATGCCTGGGTCATGGAGTGGCTATGCCAATATGTCACGTGTCTCGGATAGCTTGTATCCAACCAACTTTTCACAAAGTATTGCTGGTCAAGTAACCAGCCAATTCCGTCAAGAGCTAGGTACATCTAAGCAGTTGACTGGTGAATTAAGTAATTGGGTTGTGGGGGCTAAGGCAGCTACATTCCAAACCTTGCAACCTGATCCGAATAATTTAGTGCAAGCGCCTTACAACGTATTGCCAAATATTACTGCTGCCTATAACAGTCAGCTTAGTCCTGTGGTGTCGGATCCAACTGGAAGATATTTGGCATTGCCTACAGGACCGAAGACCTCTTTCTCGGCTGATTACACTCGCTTTGCTTATGCATTGGGAAGTAATTTTAATGCTCCGCCACCAGGCGCTTACACGCAAGCAGATCGAACTGTAGTAAAGGCTGGATTATCGCTGCCACAAATTACTCCTGGGTATTACATTACGCCTACAGTGAGTTTTCAGTCGAATACTTACAATGCAACTGCTAATCCAGCAGCTTTTACCGGCACAAGTCCTGCAGCTGTTCAAGGTTTCACGATACCGACATTTAGTTTGGATTCGGGATTAGCCTTTGAAAGAGATGCTAAAGAGCTTCATGGTTTCTTTGGTCGCGATATGTTGCTAACAATGGAGCCAAGAGCGTTTTACGCCTACACGCCATATCAAAGTCAGGCCAATACGCCTGTATTTGATACTGCTGATGCTGGTTTTGGTGTGTCGCAAATTTTTACGGCTAATACTTTTATCGGCAATGATCGTATTGCCGATACGAATGCTGCGACACTAGGCTTAACGAGTCGTATGATTGAATCAAATACAGGTGCAGAGCGTGCGAATGTGACCCTGGCTCAGAAGCAACAGTTTACTGGGCAAAAAGTGGGCCTCAATGGAAACATTGCTAACCCAACAACATATTCAGATACCTTAGGTTCAGCTTCCGTTCGATTGCTTGGCAACTTTAGTGCGGATATGTTTGGCCAGTACAACACGCAGTTAAATCGTTTTGTGCAGACAACAGTTGGCGCGAGTTGGCGCCCTACAGTTGGTAGAAGCCTGAACTTTGGTTACCGTAATGTATGGTCGCCACCAATCCAGGCATCAGCACAAAATAATCAAGTGGCAACTCCTGCAGCCACCACTACGGATCAATACAATATCTCCGGGCAATGGCCATTGACTCGCGAAGTTTCAGTGCTGGGTCGTTGGGGCTATGATGCTTTGACAACTAAAACCCTAAATACTTTGGTTGGCTTGGAATGGACTAAGGATTGCTGGACTTTCCGAGGCGCTTATTCCCAGGCAGTTAATACATCCCTTATTACAACTACCCAAGTCCTGTTTCAAGTCGAATTTAGGGGCTTTGCTAGCGCAGGAAGTAATCCAGTTGATATCATGAAGTTAAATGTACCTGGGTATATGCCGACTTCTAAGCCTATCCCTCCATCCATATATGAGAATTACCAATGA
- a CDS encoding phosphotransferase, giving the protein MTDSRLNTLKNWLKTLQANWQLDLDTLAPASADASFRRYFRIQSQNPKFGSLIIMDAPPQHEPLDAFIQVDLLLSEAGLNAPKILEQNLSEGFLLLNDLGNQTYLAALNDQTANALYQDATQALIQMQMASKPDILPNYDEALLQRELDLFPDWYLKAHLQIELTAIQKQQLKDAFALIIENNLAQAKVYVHRDYHSRNLMVTAENNPGVIDFQDAVYGPITYDAASLWRDAYICWPEERVIDWVIKFWEQGRKAGLAMPDDFGQFYRDFEWMGLQRHLKVLGIFARLFHRDGKDGYLKDIPLVLEYAIATANRYIELKPLARILESTQTSQK; this is encoded by the coding sequence ATGACTGACTCTCGCTTAAACACCCTAAAAAACTGGCTAAAAACCCTCCAGGCTAACTGGCAATTAGATCTCGACACTTTGGCCCCGGCTTCTGCGGACGCCAGCTTTAGACGCTATTTCCGTATTCAGTCCCAAAATCCGAAATTTGGGAGCCTAATCATCATGGATGCACCGCCCCAACATGAACCTCTAGACGCATTCATTCAGGTTGATTTACTGCTTTCTGAAGCAGGATTAAATGCGCCAAAAATCTTAGAGCAAAATTTATCTGAAGGATTTTTATTATTAAACGATCTTGGCAATCAAACCTATCTTGCAGCACTCAATGATCAAACTGCAAATGCACTGTATCAAGATGCCACACAAGCATTAATACAAATGCAAATGGCAAGTAAGCCCGACATTCTGCCAAATTATGATGAAGCATTACTTCAGCGAGAATTGGATTTATTTCCCGATTGGTATCTCAAGGCACATCTACAAATTGAACTCACTGCTATCCAAAAGCAACAACTTAAAGATGCTTTTGCATTAATCATTGAAAACAATTTGGCACAAGCTAAAGTCTATGTACATCGCGATTACCATTCACGCAACTTGATGGTTACAGCTGAAAATAATCCGGGCGTAATAGACTTTCAGGATGCGGTGTATGGGCCTATTACTTATGATGCTGCGTCACTTTGGCGCGATGCCTATATTTGCTGGCCTGAAGAGCGTGTTATTGATTGGGTTATTAAATTTTGGGAACAAGGTCGCAAAGCAGGACTAGCAATGCCTGATGACTTTGGACAGTTCTACCGAGATTTTGAATGGATGGGCTTGCAGCGTCATCTTAAGGTACTTGGTATCTTTGCAAGGCTATTTCATCGTGACGGCAAAGATGGTTATTTAAAAGATATCCCATTGGTCTTGGAATA